The segment GCCTCTAGAATTGGAGCAACGTCTCGCTAAGGTATCCCTGAGGGATATAACGACTTCCGGGGACGTAGCTACACATCATCGTATTACAAATAACACACAAGAACGCATTAGGGAACAGAGAATGATTACAACGACAACAGAATCCGTCTCCGAACACAAAACGCACAcgcataatttttcttttgaaaagtaaaaagtactaaaaacaaaacttaaaCCAAAACGGTCTAAGtctaaaactaatttttaattacatgtTGTATCATAAACTAATGATggttttcctctttttttttaattaccttcCTTAAATATTGTATagtaatattaaaagaaaaaaaacatcctttGCCAACAACTAGACTGTAGGACGAAAGCTTATAACGAACggtaaattatgttttaaaaaaaaagttctttttttataaaaataaaaataaagtcttttagttttttttaaatgccatATTTACatcgaatttaaaaaaaaataaaaattaacttttctttttcttccaagTTTAGTACGGTTAAAGAGGCTAGGTCTGCTAGGTCTcagattttaaatgaaaaagtttctcCGTAAGTTCTCGATTTAGCATCCCGTTATAAGCTTTTCCGTCTTTTATTGGTGAAGGGTCATTTTATTTAGTTAGTATTTCAACTTACTTGGAAATATTGTTGTTGTAAATAATAATCCTTTCGAAACTATAATatagaattagaattttttttttgaaaagaaaacaaaacttaTATACAACAAAATACAAATCAACTGACTCGAAGAgttaaatgctaaaaaaaaaagaaaaaataattatattaatatgttatttttttatttttctaatacatttttaaactaaatattaactaaaaaaaataaaataaatatatcacCTAAAATTgccttaactttttttctcatataatatgaatgaaaagaaaaaaaaacttatgtcTGAAAAACTactgaaacattttttgtggaatttcaataaaattcagcgcaataaaaagaattgatgagttttatttttaatcctcCCCCAATtattctgtgggggcgctagaAAGAGGGgatggggcggaatcccatatagcgcttgcaactcatATTGACCCGCTCCACCCCCatatcaaatttcatcaagatcggcacAGCGGTTTAGGGGGAGTTCATTTGCCACAGACAAATAAACAGACTTCATTTccacaccgttggtccgatcgcaatgaaatttggtacagagactactgataccaggcggttttcaccaatgacattcattttccccccagagccccccttcgtagcgcccccatataatattcatgattttttgactactttttgaatttggcgcggtaaaaatgtagttccaaaagccaccactgctgttttttggcacattttgctaaagagaaaatgagacagtgcacgtcactgatactgtctccctcacactttcagtttttcgcaattttctcgcgttttccaccgaatttcccagcgaaattatcttttttgtgaccaggaagcgacgccgcgtcgtttGGTACCCCTGgttcaaaactctcaaaatccgcgccagaaaaagtcgtgcaaattccccaaaaaaatccggCGAGTTGCGccaccaaatttttactgaacgtaCTTTGGGCCCCCTTGAGCCACCCGCCAACTTTTGGCGctccaaaaatgagtttttcccggaaaaataaatatttaaaaaaaaattcatttaatttaatttgaattttggcGCGTTTGCTATTTAGACCAGTTTAGACCAGCAGCATAAGATCGTCGATTCCGTGTGTAACTGTCATATCCAGAGTGAGCGTTACGACATATGCTGGTGTAGCTGACAAAGTGTCACTatttttgagtgaaaaagTGCGTGGTGtgtagaaaaatcattaaatatcCTTTAGTGACCGCGAATTTCAGCTTAAGCATTAACGAGAATGAGTGGAAGACCACCACCAAGGATTGATGGGATGGTGTCGCTCAAGGTAAGTTTGCAAAAAAGgctggaaaatgcaaaatacgTAAGGCGGCTTCGGGAGTCGCTAAAATTAAATGGCGTCACGCCTATCTTGAGAGGGAAGCCGAAtggcaaaaatgaaaataaaaacaattttccagcCAAATTGAGACACTTCACGAGATATTATGTTGATGAATCCTTTGCTGCAATGGGTGGGAGTGCAAATGGGGTGAAGAGATGTTAATATTTATGTTTCTTTGCATATTTCCACATGAAAGGTCGATAACTTAACCTATCGCACCACTCCTGAGGATTTGCGGCGCGTTTTCGAGCGTTGCGGTGAGGTGGGTGATATCTACATCCCGCGCGACCGCTTTACCCGCGAGAGCCGTGGCTTTGCTTTTGTGCGCTTCTACGATAAACGCGATGCTGAAGATGCGCTCGAAGCAATGGACGGGAGGATTCTCGATGGGAGGGAGCTCCGTGTTCAGATGGCCCGCTACGGAAGGCCCACGAGCCCCCATCGTCGTGATCGTCGCAGTGACCGCAGGCGCAGGTGAGATtctcttcccttttttttgtctacaTTTTGTGCCTCCTTATCAAGGAAAAGATTTGCTTTGAAACTTCTTGTACTCAAATGACCTTGAAATATTgtttatcaaaagaaattgaaaactttatttttaggTCTAGATCTCGCTCACGCGATCGTCGTCGTTCGCGCTCCAGGAGCCGATCTCGTGGTGGGCGGCGTTCCTATTCGCGCTCACGTTCACGATCGGACAGCAAATCTTCACGTGGACGACACTCACGCTCACGTAGCCCTGTCAATCCGCGCTCCAAGTCTGTCAGCCGCAGCCGTAGCCGTAGCTTCTCACGTAGTCACAGTCGGGATTGAGGGAAGGACCGCGTGGGAAAGAAAACGAGGAGATAACTCTCTGACTGGCGATTCCTTTTTAATGGTGAGTAAACTAACCTTTctttaggggaacgtggcccagtTCTGGCCTCTTAACCTTTTCgcgttctttgggtcatacgtagaaccaaatttttgatttttttaatgagttttccgagttagaaatgcatcaaattcacgcaataaaggtcaaagaagacgttttgacgCGATAAAAAGAGCaatcaatgtttctatgtttcacgtagacgcaaaagggttaatgtGTTCCTTTTCAATCCGCAATAATTGCTTAGGATTTATATGATTTAAAACGTAGAAAGGTTTGGGAATAATTAggtatgtaattaaattgtctTTACAATGGTACTAAATTTAGgaatattgttttaaaatttcaatcattttttcccCTCAGGAGATCCGAATTAGGCCACATTCccataaagattttcttatgaGTCCTTAACCTCTTTAACCCTTcctaatcaaaatttttttgcatttttcttcttatttttttcattgtagaACATCGCCAAGATTTTCAAAGAACTTTGCAACACTCTGTATTTTCAACAAGAACCCTTCTCTCCCCTACACGCAGCAAACACcggaaaatggataaaaatgtcAGAGATTAAAAGgtacatataaaaaaagtccaatttgttacagaaaaaaagtaacttctttttataaatctataaaataatgCTTTATATATGCATATAatcagaataattttgaacgaaaaacactgaaaagatatttttttgtagtaGTAAAAGAGAACGCATTGATTCtcttaatttgcattttttcaacaaatattttttttttcaataaataggTAAAGATAGAATTAGAATATAAGGGAAATGTTTTGATTGAATAATTCGCCGATAATTTGTAACATCTAccaaaaagatataaaaatttcttttttttttggttgataTTTAGCTTCATTCGGCTTTCTTCCCTAagtttttatacaaattttaacTTCTTAGACGATAAGATGAGaaaacaatattaattaaaagtttaaccgtagatgagaataaaaatatttcttgaagtAGTtgatgagtaaaaaaaaattgtaaaacaaaCATTCtaagaaagaaaacaatgCGGATTggcgaaaagaaaatcaacaaaataatgaaattaaagatTATCCATGGAATGCATTGAGTatgctttttttgttttttttttaaatttaattttttttgaatagatAATAAGAGAATATGCaagaaaacaaacacaaaGTAATCGTCAAATCTACTCTGTtacattttgaagaaaaaaaaaaaggaataaaataacagattaatgaataaattgcaacagtttttaaaaaaaggaaatgaattCATTATAAACGTGCAAACAGATTgcaaaattgttgaattttgagaaagatttttggttcaattttaatttatttaaattgtacgGCATGAAGGGCTCTGACTCACAATAGcgaatgttaacctgctcatatAGTGATTCCTCTAAATCAGCAATAAGGCTGTATTCAGCTTCTCCCACAATCTACCAATGAACTTTTGATATTCAAGCCTTATTCGGAGATATTTTAATGGAAAGCTCTGCGCTTTCCGATCTTTTATcgatttttgagaaaaatattttttcttgatttttttacttgagttttacaaattttaaaacaaaacgtTTTGCTTTCATTTATAATgactaaaaaatgcaaattttggtCAAATACAGTATTATAAAGAGCAAAgtaatgtcaaaaatttgatGTTATTTGCGCGAAATGCCGTCAGCGCCACAGTAGTCAAAACGCGAACTTACATCTTCAGATATCTCTTTGTTTGTGAGGTCGAGGTTACTGCGGGAGCTGCTTACAGCCACCTTATAGCAACCACACAGGTTCAAGGCGCCACATGTAGTCtacgaataattttgaaaagaatcttcgatacaataattaaatttttaaacaattttgtaTCTGTTTGCACTACCattcacttattttttttcatgtaggTTCTAGAATACATCTGCGATAgtaatttcaatggaaattatCTAAAACAAACACcaatagtaaattcaaaacAACTTTGCACCGAAGCTCCACCAAATGGAAGTTAGAGTCAACCAATCAAGCGTTTGGTGGAATTCAATTggataatgaaaaaaagctccatctAGAGACAAAAGGATGGAGCTTTAGTGCAAAGTTGCTTTGAATAAAAGTATAGAATGGCACAACATAATATATCCTTcatatttctcttcttttatggatgaacaatattttgaaaaagaaatattgacaTTGATAATTTCGATGGAGAAAAGTGTTTCAAATCTAGACTTTTTTGTAGGTTTGCCTGCATTAAAGTTAGGTCTACAACACTTTGATTCatcattttatcatttatttttttacctctttccaaacaaacaaaaaaaacttaattttgtaggctaaattgtatttttgctctcataaattttgtttttttttttattatatttaaaaaaaaaaaagattttctaaaatgaaGATGATTAAAAGTATATTTTGATGCAGGCCATCAGTTCCGGCGTCGCCGGTGTAAGCCACGAGagcatagagagagagagagaaattgaaaagagagataaagaaagagaaaatgcgGGACAGAGCGAGTTGCTGTGTTAGCGGGGTGCCGAGTGCTGCAAACAGCCTTGCGGGTGCTGATTGCTGAGTTCGCGGTTCCTGTCTTTTAAGATCTCGCTGACCAcctcatgaaaaaaataatattttgtgcaaaacaAAAAGTATCTCGCACAATTTAAGGTTTCCAGAAAATTTGTATATCACAGaagaacacacaaaaaatggaGCGAAAAGTCTTCATTTTATCgcaaatgaagatttttcgcTTCCTAATTGAGATATTTAATTCCTCAAATTAATATCTCGCTAATTTGAAGAgataaacttaaatttaacTCGAAGCTCGCACAAGTATTagtgttataaaaaaaaattccgagAGCTATTAATATCgtttattagctgtgatttttttttttctaaaattatccCTCAATCTATAAAGTTCTAtttcagaaaata is part of the Lutzomyia longipalpis isolate SR_M1_2022 chromosome 3, ASM2433408v1 genome and harbors:
- the LOC129792692 gene encoding serine/arginine-rich splicing factor 2 isoform X1 — its product is MSGRPPPRIDGMVSLKVDNLTYRTTPEDLRRVFERCGEVGDIYIPRDRFTRESRGFAFVRFYDKRDAEDALEAMDGRILDGRELRVQMARYGRPTSPHRRDRRSDRRRRSRSRSRDRRRSRSRSRSRGGRRSYSRSRSRSDSKSSRGRHSRSRSPVNPRSKSVSRSRSRSFSRSHSRD
- the LOC129792692 gene encoding serine/arginine-rich splicing factor 2 isoform X2, coding for MSGRPPPRIDGMVSLKVDNLTYRTTPEDLRRVFERCGEVGDIYIPRDRFTRESRGFAFVRFYDKRDAEDALEAMDGRILDGRELRVQMARYGRPTSPHRRDRRSDRRRRSRSRDRRRSRSRSRSRGGRRSYSRSRSRSDSKSSRGRHSRSRSPVNPRSKSVSRSRSRSFSRSHSRD